One Mercenaria mercenaria strain notata chromosome 12, MADL_Memer_1, whole genome shotgun sequence DNA segment encodes these proteins:
- the LOC123533232 gene encoding uncharacterized protein K02A2.6-like — MASIPEFPKFEVYSDEQSAGVRWNKYVAKLENLFVGMNIDKNKRKKALLLHYSGDEVFEIYETLHLGTTDDNYTETKSALHDYFMPKKNKEFERFEFRNLKQNQGETIDMYVTKLRQKAEHCEYSDKDGEIKSQIIQGCVSKKLRIKCLEEEKELKDILILARSMEMAEKQAHAMDRHDSLPVNKIKKHPSQRRKSENPAYQKEIQKCRNCGGTYPHARKCPALGAKCNYCHKRNHFIGVCRKRLNSKGQLHEISENNNGYETNSEDESCSETDVAFGLSVVKKISNKKVPKVNLKVNGVDVTFLVDTGSSLNILDESLIDKMRPKPKIQKTKTKAYAFGQNKPLSIKGKYVCVIESGPKFATTDFHVVNGASENLISYETAVELEIVPVIQTISSKNEKYSDLYDKYKPVFNVLGKLKDKQIKFHIDESVIPTAQPARRIPFHVRDKVAQELEKLEKLDVIEKATGAPWVSNLVVAPKPKSPNDVRICVDMRKANLALKRERHVVPTVDDIIMELNGSTVFSKVDLYKGFHQLELSEESRNMTVFASHVGLWRYKRLNFGVSVAPEIFQNEIRQVINGLNGVLNISDDIIIHGKTQTDHDSNLEALLQRLQDRNLTLNKEKCEFGKSKIKFFGYVFSESGISPDPEKITAIKNVEKPKNQGEVRSFLGMTNYVSRFIENYSTIAEPLRRLTQQNQPFEWTTQQENAFHQLKNALVSDKVMAYFDPSKQTELWVDGSPVGVSAILVQENRIVSYGSRSLTPVEQRYSQTEREALACVFGCQHFHLYLFGKEFTLISDHRCLESIFNNTKQIQSARLERWRLKLTTYNFKVKYRAGSQMISDYCSRHPVKEQPIESFAEDYVRFIAHTSVPSSLTMSDIATATQKDCVIKCVMDALPNNSWSKQLCYQDDSFRSYQTVSEELTVVSLDEGNVLLRGTRLCILDSLQQKVVKLAHEGHQGRVRCKALLRETCWFPYMDTRVDEMCKNCIPCMSASPSTTQEPIKPSPLPKQPWDEVSVDFCGPFPSGEYFMVVICDYSRYPVVEKLHSLSAQTVIPHLEKLFSLFSIPSVVKTDNGSPFNSQIFSDFADRFGFKHRKITPLHPMANGTAEAFMKPLVKTMKTASASGKNFKTEISSLLMNYRSTPHPSTGLSPYELMFNRKMKTKLPQFSVFRKDKYVRERDTKAKMKNKRYADIRRKTKYSTIKPGDKVLVKQNIRNKLDTPFSSSVGKVISRKGSMVTVQHNDRTITRDISHFKPVNSFNDSDQHKSSSDADGTSLRKSGRKRRPPRRFIDE; from the coding sequence ATGGCTAGCATTCCGGAATTTCCGAAATTTGAAGTTTACAGTGATGAACAGTCTGCAGGTGTAAGATGGAACAAATATGTCGCGAAATTAGAGAATTTATTTGTGGGAATGAACatagacaaaaataaaagaaaaaaggcaTTGTTATTACACTACTCCGGAgatgaagtatttgaaatatacgAGACGCTCCACCTTGGAACTACCGACGAcaattatacagaaacaaaatctGCGCTTCATGACTACTTCATGCcaaaaaagaataaagaattcGAAAGATTTGAGTTTAGAAATCTGAAGCAAAATCAAGGCGAAACAATAGATATGTATGTAACGAAATTACGTCAGAAAGCGGAACATTGTGAATACAGTGATAAGGATGGTGAAATTAAAAGTCAGATAATACAAGGATGCGTATCAAAGAAATTAAGAATTAAGTGCTTAGAAGAAGAAAAGGAATTGAAAGACATCCTAATTTTAGCAAGAAGTATGGAAATGGCGGAAAAACAAGCACACGCAATGGACAGACATGACAGTCTTCCGGTAAACAAAATTAAGAAACATCCTTCCCAGCGACGAAAGTCTGAAAATCCTGCTTATCAGAAAGAAATACAGAAGTGTAGAAACTGCGGAGGAACTTATCCACATGCGCGAAAATGCCCAGCCCTTGGCGCAAAATGCAATTACTGCCATAAAAGAAACCATTTCATTGGGGTATGTCGTAAACGGCTGAATTCAAAAGGACAACTACACGAAATATCCGAAAATAACAATGGCTATGAAACCAACAGTGAAGACGAATCTTGTTCTGAAACGGATGTGGCTTTTGGACTTAGTGttgtaaagaaaatttcaaacaaaaaagtgccaaaagtaaacttaaaagtAAATGGTGTTGATGTGACTTTTCTTGTTGACACAGGAAGTAGCTTGAATATTCTCGACGAGTCTTTAATCGACAAAATGAGACCGAAGCCGAAAatccagaaaacaaaaacaaaagcatatGCATTCGGTCAAAACAAACCATTGTCTATAAAAGGGAAATACGTATGTGTCATAGAATCGGGTCCTAAATTCGCAACAACGGATTTTCATGTCGTGAACGGTGCATCGGAAAATTTGATAAGTTATGAAACCGCCGTGGAGCTTGAAATTGTACCAGTCATACAGACTATATCTAGTAAAAATGAGAAGTATTCAGACTTATATGACAAATACAAACCAGTGTTCAATGTGCTAGGAAAATTAAAGGATAAGCAAATCAAATTCCATATAGACGAAAGTGTAATACCTACTGCCCAGCCAGCTAGACGCATTCCGTTTCACGTCCGTGATAAAGTTGCACAAGAGCTCGAGAAACTTGAAAAACTTGATGTAATTGAAAAAGCCACAGGTGCACCCTGGGTCTCGAACTTGGTCGTTGCTCCGAAACCCAAGTCTCCGAATGATGTCAGAATTTGTGTAGATATGAGAAAAGCGAATCTAGCATTAAAGCGTGAAAGACATGTCGTGCCTACAGTGGATGACATAATAATGGAACTAAATGGCTCCACCGTGTTTTCAAAGGTGGACCTTTACAAAGGGTTCCATCAGCTCGAACTTTCCGAGGAATCAAGAAACATGACCGTGTTCGCAAGCCATGTTGGACTTTGGAGGTACAAACGGCTAAATTTCGGTGTAAGTGTAGCCCCAGAAATTTTCCAAAATGAAATACGGCAAGTGATAAATGGATTAAATGGTGTGCTGAACATTTCAGATGACATAATCATTCATGGGAAAACGCAAACAGATCATGACTCGAACTTAGAAGCACTTCTGCAACGGCTACAAGATAGAAATCTGACACTCAACAAAGAAAAATGTGAATttggaaaaagcaaaataaaattcttcGGATATGTCTTTTCTGAATCGGGAATATCACCAGATCCTGAGAAAATCACTGCTATCAAGAACGTTGAAAAGCCGAAAAATCAGGGCGAGGTTCGATCTTTCCTTGGAATGACAAATTACGTGtcaagatttattgaaaactacTCTACAATCGCAGAACCCCTCAGACGCTTAACACAGCAAAATCAGCCATTTGAATGGACAACACAGCAGGAAAACGCGTTTCATCAACTGAAAAATGCATTAGTCAGTGACAAGGTCATGGCATACTTTGACCCGTCAAAACAAACAGAACTGTGGGTTGATGGAAGTCCTGTTGGTGTTTCTGCGATCTTGGTTCAAGAAAATCGAATCGTGTCATATGGAAGTAGGTCACTTACACCCGTAGAGCAACGCTACAGCCAAACAGAGCGTGAGGCATTGGCTTGTGTTTTTGGTTGCCAGCATTTCCACCTTTATTTGTTTGGAAAAGAGTTTACATTAATCAGTGATCATCGTTGTTTAGAATCAATATTCAATAACACCAAGCAAATTCAGTCAGCGCGCCTTGAAAGATGGAGGTTAAAATTGACAACTTacaatttcaaagtgaaatatcGCGCCGGAAGCCAAATGATCTCAGACTACTGCTCCAGACATCCAGTAAAAGAGCAGCCAATTGAAAGCTTTGCTGAAGATTACGTCAGGTTTATTGCTCACACGTCAgtgccaagttcattaactatgTCTGACATCGCAACTGCCACTCAGAAAGATTGTGTTATTAAGTGCGTAATGGACGCGTTACCGAATAACAGTTGGTCGAAACAATTATGTTACCAAGATGACAGCTTCAGGAGTTATCAAACTGTGAGCGAAGAGCTAACTGTCGTGTCACTCGATGAAGGAAATGTTTTATTGCGCGGCACGCGACTGTGCATTCTTGATTCGCTGCAACAAAAGGTCGTTAAGCTAGCACACGAAGGTCATCAGGGTCGTGTTCGCTGCAAAGCACTTTTGAGAGAAACATGTTGGTTTCCATACATGGATACACGTGTAGATGAAATGTGTAAAAACTGCATACCGTGCATGTCCGCTTCTCCCTCAACAACACAAGAGCCTATAAAACCCAGTCCGTTACCAAAACAACCTTGGGACGAAGTATCCGTGGATTTTTGTGGACCTTTCCCGTCAGGCGAATATTTCATGGTAGTCATATGTGACTATAGCAGATATCCTGTTGTAGAAAAACTCCATAGCCTTTCTGCGCAAACAGTTATTCCACATCTTGAGAAATTATTCAGTTTGTTTTCTATCCCAAGTGTCGTGAAAACTGACAATGGATCTCCATTCAACAGTCAAATCTTCTCGGACTTTGCAGATCGTTTTGgttttaaacatagaaaaataacACCACTCCATCCGATGGCAAACGGTACAGCAGAAGCATTTATGAAGCCTTTAGTTAAAACCATGAAAACCGCATCAGCATCAGGAAAGAACTTTAAAACTGAAATCAGTAGTTTGCTCATGAACTATAGGAGTACCCCACATCCAAGCACTGGGCTTTCTCCGTATGAACTCAtgtttaacagaaaaatgaaaacaaaacttccCCAGTTTTCAGTTTTCAGAAAGGATAAGTATGTCAGAGAAAGAGACACTAAAGCAAAGATGAAAAATAAACGTTATGCCGACATCCGACGGAAAACGAAGTATTCAACAATAAAACCTGGAGACAAGGTACTTGTGAAACAAAATATAAGGAATAAACTTGACACACCATTCAGCTCTTCAGTCGGTAAGGTAATCTCGAGAAAAGGTTCTATGGTCACAGTTCAACACAATGATCGTACAATTACCCGTGACATATCCCATTTCAAACCTGTAAACTCATTTAACGACAGCGACCAGCATAAATCCTCTTCCGACGCCGACGGTACCTCACTGCGAAAATCAGGAAGGAAACGAAGACCCCCTAGAAGGTTTATAGACGAATAA